From Paenibacillus graminis:
CCAGAACCGCTTCCGGGCGGATTCGGCTTACCTGCACACTGTATGCGAGAATAACGGGCTTGGAGAGGTTTATTATGCCAGAGCCAAGGCCATCCGCCGCCGTGCGGTGCCAACCTGGGGCGTTTTCCTGGATGAAGAAGCGCAGGGCGGCGGGCCGCTGATCGATATTGGCACCCATGCCCTTGATCTTACCTTGTGGATGATGGACAACTACAAGCCTAAGTATGCTGTAGGCAATGCCTATCATAAGCTGTCCGGCCGCAAGAACGCCGCCAATGCCTGGGGACCATGGGACCCGGAAAAATTCACGGTAGAGGACTCGGCGATCGGCTTCATTACGATGGAGAACGGAGCGACTATCGTTCTTGAGGCCAGCTGGGCGCTGAATACTCTTGATGTGGGCGAGGCCAGAACTGTGCTCTGTGGTACAGAAGGCGGAGCGGACATGGAGAAGGGCCTGCGCATCAACGGTGAAGAATATGGCAAAACCTATGAGAAGCATATTGGCCTGGATGCAGCCGGAGTGGATTTCTACGACGGTGCGGGGGATGATCCGGCGGTGGCTGAAGCGAAGCAGTGGATCGAGTGTATTGTCAATGACACCGAACCGGTCGTGAAGCCGGAGCAGGCGCTGGTGGTTACCCGCATTCTGGAAGCTATCTATAAATCGTCCGAAACAGGAATGCCTGTATTTTTTGACTAATTGAGTTTAATTGGAAAAATTGGTGATAAGAAGTAAAGTGCGGTGGAGAAGTTTGGAACTGCAGGAGCGCAAGCGTTCGCCTTTGTGATTGGATTTCTACCGTAACCAGCGGTTTAAATGAGGAAAATCAATCATAACAGCGGACGGAAGCCCGAACGTTCCCAGCAGTCGCGATCAGATTCCAAATGGTGAATTTTAGAATGAAATCCGGGAGTGTGTTCATATTGACCAGAGTAACCGTATGGAATGAATATCGTCATGAACGTGAGGAAGACCGAATCCGTGAGGTGTATCCGCAGGGCATTCATGCCCAGCTGGCATCCTTCCTCAGTGAAGCCGGACTGGATACAGCGACAGCAACGCTGGATGAACCGGAGCATGGGTTAACGGAGGAAGTGCTGAACAACACGGATGTACTGGTATGGTGGGGGCATGTGGCCCATCAGGAAGTGAGCGATGAGATCGTGAACCGGGTTCATCAGCGCGTGCTGCAGGGAATGGGGCTGGTGGTGCTGCATTCAGGGCATATGTCCAAAATCTTCATGAAGCTGATGGGCACAAGCTGTGATCTGAAATGGCGCGAAGCCGGGGAAAAAGAGCGCCTGTGGGTCATGGACCCGAGCCATCCGATTGCCGAAGGCATCGGCGAGTATATTGACCTTGAGCAGGAAGAAATGTACGGGGCACACTTTGATGTTCCAGCACCGGAGTCGCTGATTTTTGTCGGCTGGTTCGAAGGCGGGAATGTATTCCCGAGCGGATCGACGTACCGGCGCGGCAGCGGAAAGATTTTTTATTTTCAGCCCGGACATGAGTCCTACCCGACCTATTACAATAAAGAAATTCAACAGGTGATTATCAACGGCGTGAACTGGTGTGCGCCAACTAAGCGTGATTACCCCGTGTATGGACATTCCGAGGCACTGGAGCCAATTAGAGAAAAGGTGGGAGTATAAATGAAATTAGGAGTATTTGATCCCGTATTTGGAAGTCTGAGCCTGGATGAGATGCTGGATAAAATCGCCGCCGCCGGCCTGAACGCCGTCGAGATCGGCTCGGGCGGGAACCCCGGCAACTCCCATTGTCCTACGGATGAGCTGCTGGCAAGCGAAGCGGCCCGTGAGGCATATTTGGACAAGTTCACGAAACGCGGCATTATGATCAGCGCGTTCAGCTGCCATAACAACCCGATTTCGCCGGATCGGGAGGAAGCGCGCCAGGGCGATGAAATCCTGCGCAAGTCGATCAAGCTCGCTTCACTGATGGGCGTTGCTGTAGTCAACACGTTCTCGGGCACAGCCGGGGACAGCGACGAGGCCAAAACGCCGAACTGGCCGGTCACACCTTGGCCTACAGTGTACAGCGATATTCTAACCTGGCAGTGGGAGCACAAGCTGATTCCTTACTGGAAAGAAATCGCCCAGCTCGCGGAAGAGCATGGCGTGAAGATCGGCATCGAGCTGCACGGCGGCTTCCTGTGCCATACCCCGTATACGATTCTCAAGCTGAGAGAAGCAACCGGTCCGGCGATTGGCGCGAATCTCGATCCGAGCCATCTGTGGTGGCAGGGCATTGATCCTGTAGGTGCGATCAAGATTCTCGGCAAAGCCGGCGCGATCCACCATTTTCATGCCAAAGACACGTACCTGGACCAGGACAACATCAACATGTACGGTCTGACAGACATGCAGCCTTATGGCGATGTGCAGACCCGCGCGTGGACCTTCCGCTCCGTCGGCTGCGGACACAGCCTGTCCGAATGGTCGGACATTATGAGTGCGCTGCGTACGTACGGCTATGATTACGTGGTTAGTATTGAGCACGAAGATCCGCTCATGTCCGTGGATGAAGGCTTCTACCGCGCAGTGACCAACCTGCAGTCGATTCTGATCCGCGAGCAGCCGCTGGATATGTGGTGGGCGTAAGGGGATTAAAATATTCAAAGCCATCACCGGCCTGCCGTTTGCAGGCCGTGATGGCTTTTTCTTTGTTGCGTGCCGGGAAAGCACGCCTAGCCGGTATAAACTCCGGCCGTGGGAGGAGGCCGAAGAGAAAGCGCCCTGGACCGCGTAGCAAACGTGCTGCTGGGCGGAAAGAGAGGTATAAATACCTCAGATCCTGCCGTAGCTGGCCTGCTGGGCGGAAAGAGAGGTATAAATACCTCTGATCGAGCCGCAGCTGGCCTGCTGGGCGGAAAGAGAGGTATAAATACCTCAGATCGAGCCGCAGCTGGCCTGCTGGGCGGAAAGAGAGGTATAAATACCTCAGATCGAGCCGCAGCTGGCCTGCTGGGCGGAAAGAGAGGTATAAATACCTCTGATCGAGCCGCAGCTGGCTTGCTGGGCGGAAAGAGAGGTATAAATACCTCAGATCGAGCCGCAGCTGGCCTGCTGGGCGGCCACAAGTGGTTACCGGGAAGAGCGCTGTCCACAGCCCCGGCGGTTGGTTGTTCTTGCTGTACGCTGCGCCCAGTCTCCGTCTCCGCTATAATTGCTGCCCGTTTGTTTACTGATGCTTATAATAAATCACTGTGGCGGACATCTCGCCATCGCCGGAGATGACATAATCGGGGATTTTGCCCGCTTCCACAAATCCGCGTGACTGATAGAGCAGGTTGGAGGGATCACCCTCACGTGTGTCCAGCACCAGCAGCGTCCGGCCTTCCGCCGCCGCTGCCTGCTCCGCGGTCTCCATGAGCCTGCGGGCGATGCCCTTGCGGCGGTGCTGCGGATGCACCATCAGCTTGGCAATTTCCGCCCGGTGCGGCGCATTCGGCTTGGATACAGAGTGCAGCTGCACCGAGCCTGTAATGGTTTCACCCTCAAGTGCGACCCATAGCCGGACGTCAGGAGCCAGCACTCCCCGCCAATAAGCTTCCGCTTCCTCTGCTCCAAGCGGAGGCAGGAAACCGATAGAAGCGCCGTCCGCAACCACATCTATAATCAGCGTGTTCAACTGCTGTACAATTTCCGGTTGTAATTCCTCAAGCTGTTCGATAATAATGTCATGGCTCATCCGCAATACTTCCTTTCGTGTACAAGTGTCCTTTTTATTATATCTGTGTGAAGAAAGTTTACAAATCAAAAAATAAAAGGATAGATTGCCGGCTCAACCTGAAAATTAGCGGTGGATACCTTCATCCTAACAAGCGTTGCCCATCGCATTTGATTAGAATACCAGCTTTGTAACATCGGCGATTACGCGTGAAACAGCCGCTATGAGCCCAGTGCCTGGTTTGCAGTCTGTGAGGAGAAAAGAGACGCCTATATTGTTCTTTGGAGTCATGACAAATCTTGGGCGGCGTATTGCGGCCATCTCAATCACTGATTGTCCGAAGTAGCAGATGGGGCAGGGCTGTTTATACGCCACCGGCGAGGCTTCCAAATGCACTTCCGTTGTATTAATGGAGAGAACGTTATGAAGTTGTTGCTCTGGTAATTCGAGCAGTTCGTTGATATACTGAAGTGGCATCTGTCATATCCTTTGTTGTTGAGATAGGACTTACAACAATACAGGAAATACAGGTGTTTTTCCATTTATCCCCTCATTCTTCCGGTGCCCCGACTCTCGGTCGCCAAGAAACCACCTGCGGGTGATATGTTTTATACCAGCTGCATTTTTCAAATCAGTTGGAGAAAGAATATCAATCATTAATCATTGGAGGTGGTGATTTGAAGCATTCATTTATTCCTATTCCATATTTACCGGGATGTCCAATACATTTCATGATTAATGATTATAATTCCGGGGAGCTCCAACAACACTCAGGTCTGGAAGTCATTTGGCTGCTTCAGGGCAAGCTGAAGGTAATGGTCGGTCAAAATGATTATTTTTTACATGAAAACGATCTCCTTTTAATTAACCATTTTGAATCCCATCAAGTAATTCCACAGGTATTGGATGCTTATTTTATTCAACTGCATATAGATAGTCTTTTTATATATAAATATAATCATGACTTTTATAGCTTGTTATACGATTTAAAATCCTTTAAAAATAGTGAAGACAATCAAAATCCGTATGATGTCATTCGCATTCTATTTAGTCAAATTATTACCCGGAAATACAAGCATAATATGGAAATCAATAGCGATGTTCTTCGGCTATTAGGATACTTAACCTCCCGCTTTAGCAAGAGGCTCTCTTCGGCCGAACCGGAAAATCCTGTCTCGAATAAAGATTCGAACATTGTCCAACAAATACTGAATCGGGTTGAACTGGATTTCAAAGGGAAGCTTACGCTAAATGAAATAGCGCTGGGGCAGCATTACAATCCATCTTATTTGTCAGACCAATTCAGAAAAAATGTAGGAGTTACCTTTAAGGCGTATTTGGAGGAAATCCGGATCAGATACTCCTTATTTTTGCTGCAACACCAGGAAGCTTCCATTTCAAATATTGCGTTAGCCTCGGGCTTTAGTGATGAAAAAAGCTATTATAAAGCGATAAAAAACAAATTTTCGTTAACTCCCTTACAATTACGTAAAAAATATCAGGAGCGGGATGACGGAAGGAATTTATTTAACCATTTGAATGCAGAATTAATTAATAAATATGCAACTATTCCTATCCAGCCCGAAACGATAGAAGAAAATACGATTGAAACAACCGTTGTTGTTGAGGATATTCAAACAGACCGGTATGAATTGAAGCAGGTCTGGAACAAAATCATTAATATTGGATCTGCAAATACGCTGTTAAACCAGAATATCCGTGACCAAATTAAAGAAATGCAAGAAGAAATTAAGATTGGTTATTTACGCTTTGAAGGTGTTTTTAACCAGGCAATGGACGTAGTGCAAAAAGACAGGGACGGTTTAAAATTCAACTGGAAGTTTATTAACAATATTCTTGATTATCTAAGGGATATTGAAATTAAGCCTTTTATTTGTTTGAGCTATATGCCGCCTTTATTTGCAAGCAAAAGCACCAGCTTCTTTAATTATCAGGGGAATACTTCTCCGCCAAAGGAAATGAGCCAATGGCTTTCCCTTGTTCAATCCTTCATGATGAATTGTATCAATCGCTACGGCCGTGATTTCGTATCTGAATGGTACTTCCAAATATGGACCGAGTTTCCTGCCTATGATATTCACTGGAGCGGCACACTTGAACAGTATTTAGAATTTTACAAGCAAACTGCACTTCTCATTAAAGGAATATCTCCATCACTAAAAGTGGGGCCTGCAGCAGAAAATTTCCATACTGAAGAACATATTTCTGAGAAGCTTCTTAAATATTGTGAAAAGAATGACATACCCATTGATTTTTACAGCTGCAATATTTACCATAACCGGGTCAAATTTAAGGAATGGCTGGATAGGTCTATAACAAATCCTGTTGATATAAAATTAATTCCATTTCAATATGAAGAAAAAAATCATACAAAACATTTGCTGGAAAAAATGCACCGAATGCTCAAAGCTCATTATAAGAAGGATATTGAATTCATCGTAACACGCTGGAATTTTAGCTGGGACGTTACGAACTTCCTCCATGATACAGCTTTTATGGCCACTTTTATTATTGATAATATGCTTGATAAATCGGCAGCACTTGTAAATGCTATGGGTTATTTATCAGCTTCCGATATTCTCTATGAGTGGGATATAAAAAATACCCCGTTTTTTGGGGGGACCGGATTGGTCAATACAGAAGGGATAAAGAAATCGGCATATTATGCTTACGTATTTTTATCCAAGTTAGGAAGCACAGTATTTGCCAAGGGTAAAAATTATATTATGACAAGGGAAGGAGAAGATATTCAAATTTTGGTTTACAACCATACTTATCCTGACCAATTGTTCATGAAGGGCGGGCAAGCGGATAAAAATTCTTATGATATCTTTGAGGAGTCTAATGATTTATTACTAAATATCCACCTGAAAAATATTTACGGAACCTTTAAATGTAAACGGTACAGCCTCAACCGTAATAACGGATCAGCGTATGACGAATGGATTCGGATGGGCGAATACGTCGATCTGAACCATGAAGAAACGGATTATTTAAAGAATATATCCAGACCTTCATTACAATTAAATCAGCTTACATTACAAGGTGATTGTCATCTTACTTTGCATGTTCCGGTTCACGGTGTGGAATGTATTATCTTAAATAAGTTTTACAACTAAACCAAGGAATCTCCATGAATAATAGGGGGAGTTCTTTGGTTTTTTTATTCTTTCCTGATGATAGGCTATACATAGATTTGTATCTTCCCATCATTCATCTAAGAAACAGGAAGGAATGCATATCCGATTTCAATTAATATTTATGCTATAAATATTTATTAAATCTCTTCTCATTCTCAAAAATGAAAACGGTTTAATAATATTGGAAAAATGGATTGGAGGAACAGATTATGAAGGTCAATAAACAGTATCGCTTGTCCTACAGCTCGAAGGCTAAGGAAATCGTAGGGCGAATGGATTTGGAAGAAAAAATATATTTAATGAGCGGAAGTGTGTCCATGGAGCAGATGTTAAGCGACTTCAAGGAAAGACACTACAACTGGATACCTTATCCCGCTGGCGGCAATGACCGATTGGGCGTACCGGAATTAAAATTTGTTGACGGTCCTCGCGGCGTTGTATCCGGCAACAGCACATGTTTTCCGGTTTCTATGTCCAGAGGCGCTACCTTCGATCAGGAGCTTGAACAACGTATTGGACATGCAATCGGCAAAGAGGTTCGCGCACAGGGCGGCAATTTTTTTGGCGGAGTTTGCATCAATCTCCCGTACAACCCGGGTTGGGGAAGAAGCCAGGAGGTGTACGGTGAGGACTCATTTCATTTGGGAGCCATGGGGTCATCCTTAGTAAGAGGGGTTCAAGATGAAAACGTGATTGCCTGCGTAAAGCATTATGCTTTTAACAGTATGGAATGCGCCCGTTTTAAGGTAAGTGTAACCGCTGATAAACGTACAGAGCGTGAGGTTTACTTGCCGCACTTTAAGGAGTGTGTAGATGCAGGTGCAGCCAGTATCATGAGTGCCTACAATTTATACCATGGAACCCATTGCGGACATCATGATTATTTATTGAATCAGGTTTTGAAGGGTGAGTGGGATTTTGATGGTTTTGTCATAAGCGACTTTGCATGGGGGATTAAAGATACAGTTGAAGCCGCAAATGGCGGCATGGATATTGAAATGTGCCATACTAAATTTTTTGGCGATAAGCTGGTTGAAGCAGTAAGAAACGGTCAAGTAAGCGAGGAAAAGATCGATGAGGCAGCAGTAAGAATAGTACGTACAATGCTCGCATTTGCAGAGGCTGACAATGAAACTCACAGCAAGGGAGTTATCGCGTGCAAGGAACATATTGCCTTAGCGCTGGAAGCTGCAGAAAAATCAATGACTTTGATGAAAAACAATCATGATGTTCTGCCGTTTTCCAAAACAGATACAAAACGTATAGCGGTTATTGGAGAGCTTGGCAATAAAGGAAATATTGGTGATTATGGCTCCAGCAGAGTCTTTCCCCCATACGTTGTTACACCATTAGAAGGAATCAAGCGCCTGCTTCCAAACGCTGAGGTTATTTTTGATAATGGAGCAGACACAGAAAAAGCCAAGGAGCTGGCAAAATCGGTTGATGCCGTTGTCTTTATTGTAGGGTATGACCATGATGATGAAGGTGAATCCGTCACGAACGAGGATGCCGATTTTAAAGAGGGCGGGGATCGTAAAAACAGTCTCGGTCTGCACACTTGGGACATTGAGCTGATCAAAGCGGTTGGGCCAGTTAACCAAAACTCTGCTGCCGTTCTAATTGGCGGGAATATGATCATGATTGAAGAATGGAAGCAGGCTGTTTCCTCTATCCTGATGGCGTATTACCCTGGAATGGAAGGCGGTACCGCAATAGCTAAAACACTATTCGGTGATGTCAACCCTGGCGGTAAGCTGCCTTTTATTGTACCAACAAGCGAAAGCCATCTTCCGAAGGTAGATTGGGATGCAGACGAAATAAAATACGGTTACTACCATGGATATGCCAAATTGGAAAAAGAAGGTATA
This genomic window contains:
- a CDS encoding GNAT family N-acetyltransferase encodes the protein MSHDIIIEQLEELQPEIVQQLNTLIIDVVADGASIGFLPPLGAEEAEAYWRGVLAPDVRLWVALEGETITGSVQLHSVSKPNAPHRAEIAKLMVHPQHRRKGIARRLMETAEQAAAAEGRTLLVLDTREGDPSNLLYQSRGFVEAGKIPDYVISGDGEMSATVIYYKHQ
- a CDS encoding Gfo/Idh/MocA family protein: MTLKIGIIGCGGIANGKHMPALQKVEGAEMVAFCDIVPERAEKAKAEFGNESAAVYNDYKELLKDASIDVIHVCTPNISHAEISIAAMEAGKHVMCEKPMAKTTAEAQAMIDAAGRTGKKLTIGYQNRFRADSAYLHTVCENNGLGEVYYARAKAIRRRAVPTWGVFLDEEAQGGGPLIDIGTHALDLTLWMMDNYKPKYAVGNAYHKLSGRKNAANAWGPWDPEKFTVEDSAIGFITMENGATIVLEASWALNTLDVGEARTVLCGTEGGADMEKGLRINGEEYGKTYEKHIGLDAAGVDFYDGAGDDPAVAEAKQWIECIVNDTEPVVKPEQALVVTRILEAIYKSSETGMPVFFD
- a CDS encoding GH39 family glycosyl hydrolase; the protein is MKHSFIPIPYLPGCPIHFMINDYNSGELQQHSGLEVIWLLQGKLKVMVGQNDYFLHENDLLLINHFESHQVIPQVLDAYFIQLHIDSLFIYKYNHDFYSLLYDLKSFKNSEDNQNPYDVIRILFSQIITRKYKHNMEINSDVLRLLGYLTSRFSKRLSSAEPENPVSNKDSNIVQQILNRVELDFKGKLTLNEIALGQHYNPSYLSDQFRKNVGVTFKAYLEEIRIRYSLFLLQHQEASISNIALASGFSDEKSYYKAIKNKFSLTPLQLRKKYQERDDGRNLFNHLNAELINKYATIPIQPETIEENTIETTVVVEDIQTDRYELKQVWNKIINIGSANTLLNQNIRDQIKEMQEEIKIGYLRFEGVFNQAMDVVQKDRDGLKFNWKFINNILDYLRDIEIKPFICLSYMPPLFASKSTSFFNYQGNTSPPKEMSQWLSLVQSFMMNCINRYGRDFVSEWYFQIWTEFPAYDIHWSGTLEQYLEFYKQTALLIKGISPSLKVGPAAENFHTEEHISEKLLKYCEKNDIPIDFYSCNIYHNRVKFKEWLDRSITNPVDIKLIPFQYEEKNHTKHLLEKMHRMLKAHYKKDIEFIVTRWNFSWDVTNFLHDTAFMATFIIDNMLDKSAALVNAMGYLSASDILYEWDIKNTPFFGGTGLVNTEGIKKSAYYAYVFLSKLGSTVFAKGKNYIMTREGEDIQILVYNHTYPDQLFMKGGQADKNSYDIFEESNDLLLNIHLKNIYGTFKCKRYSLNRNNGSAYDEWIRMGEYVDLNHEETDYLKNISRPSLQLNQLTLQGDCHLTLHVPVHGVECIILNKFYN
- a CDS encoding ThuA domain-containing protein; this encodes MTRVTVWNEYRHEREEDRIREVYPQGIHAQLASFLSEAGLDTATATLDEPEHGLTEEVLNNTDVLVWWGHVAHQEVSDEIVNRVHQRVLQGMGLVVLHSGHMSKIFMKLMGTSCDLKWREAGEKERLWVMDPSHPIAEGIGEYIDLEQEEMYGAHFDVPAPESLIFVGWFEGGNVFPSGSTYRRGSGKIFYFQPGHESYPTYYNKEIQQVIINGVNWCAPTKRDYPVYGHSEALEPIREKVGV
- a CDS encoding beta-glucosidase, which encodes MKVNKQYRLSYSSKAKEIVGRMDLEEKIYLMSGSVSMEQMLSDFKERHYNWIPYPAGGNDRLGVPELKFVDGPRGVVSGNSTCFPVSMSRGATFDQELEQRIGHAIGKEVRAQGGNFFGGVCINLPYNPGWGRSQEVYGEDSFHLGAMGSSLVRGVQDENVIACVKHYAFNSMECARFKVSVTADKRTEREVYLPHFKECVDAGAASIMSAYNLYHGTHCGHHDYLLNQVLKGEWDFDGFVISDFAWGIKDTVEAANGGMDIEMCHTKFFGDKLVEAVRNGQVSEEKIDEAAVRIVRTMLAFAEADNETHSKGVIACKEHIALALEAAEKSMTLMKNNHDVLPFSKTDTKRIAVIGELGNKGNIGDYGSSRVFPPYVVTPLEGIKRLLPNAEVIFDNGADTEKAKELAKSVDAVVFIVGYDHDDEGESVTNEDADFKEGGDRKNSLGLHTWDIELIKAVGPVNQNSAAVLIGGNMIMIEEWKQAVSSILMAYYPGMEGGTAIAKTLFGDVNPGGKLPFIVPTSESHLPKVDWDADEIKYGYYHGYAKLEKEGIEPSLPYGFGLSYTSFSISNAAFKVINDQITGSCEIENTGDATGDEVVQMYVGFSHSKIDRPVKVLRGFKRITLKPGQKEKVEIACPIEKIKWFNPVANDWELEEIAYDVFIGNSSAEKDLIKGMISL
- a CDS encoding sugar phosphate isomerase/epimerase family protein; protein product: MKLGVFDPVFGSLSLDEMLDKIAAAGLNAVEIGSGGNPGNSHCPTDELLASEAAREAYLDKFTKRGIMISAFSCHNNPISPDREEARQGDEILRKSIKLASLMGVAVVNTFSGTAGDSDEAKTPNWPVTPWPTVYSDILTWQWEHKLIPYWKEIAQLAEEHGVKIGIELHGGFLCHTPYTILKLREATGPAIGANLDPSHLWWQGIDPVGAIKILGKAGAIHHFHAKDTYLDQDNINMYGLTDMQPYGDVQTRAWTFRSVGCGHSLSEWSDIMSALRTYGYDYVVSIEHEDPLMSVDEGFYRAVTNLQSILIREQPLDMWWA